Proteins found in one Kwoniella bestiolae CBS 10118 chromosome 1, complete sequence genomic segment:
- a CDS encoding GTP cyclohydrolase II encodes MPSTYLPTRNMTHQPQHSAPTQGDLDILSLLTSDSTNLGPLPSASTSQGQQGQGQKKRTLPKRDSPMDALMISAVIAGSEKISRHHFGHGAIPRTGTYASCDESRPSSPSPHLPPKFTMRSTQAPRSERLRLEAEAKAKLQNQGSSTSQNAATSPTSKPKRKMSIDPVPISQTLQLSSPSSSNYFHPSHSSLSILPSPSARNTRPKVRCMARTRIPTPHGELFLHLYHNSSDTKEHLAIVIDPIQLDEKSKTSAPKGRKEIRSISLDSVWREGETDMERIVRGAYTGRLLPGQTTSRSPAHPEQEGDVEMGMSEQLDQLPNEDVDVKPLVRIHSECYTGETIGSMRCDCGEQLDEALRQIALPQHLKSQISQQFHQHAHGTGNGIALPTPDPSRRSSPSPLDESRTVPGRGVVIYLRQEGRGIGLLEKIRAYNLQDLGNDTVTANLMLGHGADERKYDVAAEILRDLDLAEEGIRLLTNNPEKVEGLSKEGIRIVERVGMVPRDWKCTTQGENEEKEKEYAEYRERRAGVGLIGGGKARGPELEKYLRTKVERMGHMIDIPENLQ; translated from the exons ATGCCATCAACCTACCTCCCAACCCGCAACATGACCCACCAACCACAACACTCTGCGCCCACTCAAGGAGACCTCGATATCTTGTCGCTACTCACATCCGATTCTACCAACCTCGGTCCTCTCCCTTCCGCTTCTACGTCACAAGGACAGCAGGGCCAGGGCCAGAAGAAACGGACATTGCCCAAGAGGGATAGTCCGATGGATGCCCTGATGATTTCTGCGGTCATTGCGGGGAGCGAGAAGATAAGTAGACATCATTTTGGGCATGGGG CAATCCCCCGAACAGGCACATACGCCTCATGCGATGAATCGCGCCCGTCATCGCCttccccccacctcccccctAAATTCACCATGCGTTCAACTCAAGCACCGAGGAGCGAGAGACTACGTCTCGAAGCagaagccaaagccaaactTCAAAACCAAGGATCATCAACCAGTCAGAATGCAGCTACATCACCTACATCGAAACCCAAACGAAAGATGTCCATCGATCCAgtccccatctcccaaacACTACaactctcctccccttcatcttcgaatTACTTCCATCCGTCCCActcatcactctccatcctcccttctcccagCGCAAGAAATACCCGCCCCAAAGTCAGGTGTATGGCCCGAACGCGTATACCCACACCGCACGGCGAGCTGTTTCTACACTTGTACCACAATTCAAGCGATACCAAAGAACATCTAGCCATCGTCATTGATCCTATCCAGCTAGACGAGAAATCCAAAACGTCTGCTccgaagggaagaaaggaaatacGGAGTATATCGCTCGATTCGGTATggcgagaaggagagacagaCATGGAGAGGATAGTGAGAGGTGCATATACCGGTAGACTCCTTCCCGGTCAAACTACCTCCAGGTCTCCCGCCCACCCAGAACAGGAGGGGGATGTCGAGATGGGGATGTCTGAACAGCTTGATCAACTGCCCAACGAGGACGTCGATGTGAAGCCGTTGGTGAGGATTCACAGCGAATGTTATACGGGTGAGACGATCGGCTCGATGCGGTGTGATTGTGGTGAACAGCTCGACGAGGCGTTACGTCAGATCGCACTGCCTCAACACCTCAAGAGCCAGATATCCCAACAATTCCACCAACATGCTCACGGGACCGGTAACGGTATTGCCTTACCTACGCCTGACCCATCTAGACgatcttccccctcccctcttgACGAGTCAAGGACAGTCCCAGGACGGGGGGTAGTGATCTATCTAAGACAGGAAGGACGAGGTATAGGACTCCTAGAGAAGATTCGGGCGTATAACCTCCAAGATCTAGGGAACGATACGGTAACTGCCAATCTTATGTTGGGGCATGGAGCCGACGAAAGGAAATACGATGTTGCTGCTGAGATACTACGTGATCTGGACCTGGCAGAGGAGGGGATAAGGTTATTGACTAATAATCCGGAGAAAGTTGAGGGTCTGTCCAAAGAGGGGATAAGGATCGTAGAGAGGGTGGGGATGGTTCCGAGAGATTGGAAGTGCACTACGCAGGGTGAGAATgaggaaaaagaaaaagagtATGCGGAGTATAGGGAACGTAGAGCTGGTGTTGGGCTTATTGGAGGTGGAAAGGCGAGGGGGCCGGAGTTGGAGAAGTATTTGAGGAcgaaggttgagaggatggGTCATA TGATTGATATCCCCGAGAACCTGCAGTGA